In Enterobacter pseudoroggenkampii, one genomic interval encodes:
- the hflK gene encoding FtsH protease activity modulator HflK yields the protein MAWNQPGNNGQDRDPWGSSKPGGNSEGNGNKGGREQGPPDLDDIFRKLSKKLGGLGGGKGSGSGGNSTQSSRPPMGGRVVGIVAAAVVIIWAASGFYTIKEAERGVVTRFGKFSHLVEPGLNWKPTFIDDVTAVNVESVRELAASGVMLTSDENVVRVEMNVQYRVTDPERYLFSVTSADDSLRQATDSALRGVIGKYTMDRILTEGRTVIRSDTQRELEETIRPYNMGITLLDVNFQAARPPEEVKAAFDDAIAARENEQQYIREAEAYTNEVQPRANGQAQRILEEARAYKTQTILEAQGEVARFAKILPEYKAAPEITRERLYIETMEKVLSHTRKVLVNDNKGGNLMVLPLDQMLKGSSAPAAKGDTSGANNLLRLPPASTGSASTNTTPSSNDGDIMDQRRANAQRNDYQRQGE from the coding sequence ATGGCGTGGAATCAGCCCGGTAATAACGGACAAGACCGCGACCCGTGGGGAAGCAGCAAACCTGGCGGCAACTCTGAGGGAAATGGCAACAAAGGTGGTCGCGAGCAGGGGCCGCCGGATCTGGATGATATCTTCCGCAAGCTGAGCAAGAAGCTTGGTGGCCTTGGCGGAGGAAAAGGTTCTGGCTCGGGTGGCAATTCCACTCAGAGTTCGCGCCCGCCAATGGGGGGCCGCGTAGTGGGCATCGTGGCCGCTGCGGTGGTCATCATCTGGGCAGCCAGCGGATTCTACACCATTAAAGAAGCAGAGCGCGGCGTGGTCACCCGTTTCGGCAAGTTCAGCCATCTGGTTGAGCCGGGTCTGAACTGGAAGCCGACCTTCATTGACGACGTGACCGCGGTAAACGTGGAATCCGTCCGTGAACTGGCCGCCTCTGGCGTGATGCTGACCTCTGACGAAAACGTGGTGCGCGTTGAGATGAACGTGCAGTACCGCGTGACCGATCCTGAGCGTTATCTGTTTAGCGTGACCAGCGCCGATGACAGCCTGCGTCAGGCGACCGACAGCGCCCTGCGCGGTGTGATCGGTAAATACACCATGGACCGTATCCTGACCGAAGGTCGTACCGTTATTCGTAGCGATACCCAGCGCGAGCTGGAAGAGACCATTCGTCCGTACAACATGGGTATCACCCTGCTGGACGTCAACTTCCAGGCTGCGCGTCCGCCGGAAGAGGTGAAAGCCGCATTTGACGATGCGATTGCTGCCCGTGAAAACGAACAGCAGTACATCCGTGAAGCAGAAGCGTACACCAACGAAGTTCAGCCACGCGCTAACGGTCAGGCGCAGCGTATTCTGGAAGAAGCGCGCGCGTATAAGACGCAGACCATCCTGGAAGCTCAGGGTGAAGTGGCTCGCTTTGCGAAGATCCTGCCGGAATATAAAGCGGCACCGGAAATTACCCGTGAGCGTCTCTATATCGAGACCATGGAAAAAGTGCTGAGCCACACCCGCAAAGTGTTGGTTAACGACAATAAAGGCGGAAACCTGATGGTTCTGCCGCTGGATCAGATGCTGAAAGGCAGTTCTGCGCCAGCAGCGAAAGGCGACACCAGCGGCGCGAACAACCTGCTGCGTCTGCCGCCAGCCTCAACAGGCAGCGCCAGCACGAACACAACGCCTTCTTCGAACGATGGTGACATTATGGACCAACGCCGTGCTAACGCGCAGCGTAACGACTACCAGCGTCAGGGGGAATAA